Proteins from a genomic interval of Lolium perenne isolate Kyuss_39 chromosome 1, Kyuss_2.0, whole genome shotgun sequence:
- the LOC127332996 gene encoding uncharacterized protein, which translates to MPRLRLFVNSFDSIAPNSLSSNSLGRPAGRPLAASLIPSDLLAERNQPSRVMSSKKPLSGSAKRRLREEKGKFIESQRGSIHKFLKNNTSASRNPDQLALVLAADENNVDPENEVPQDNTNVDADDNNASDHEEPVSVDIYDPANWTSLDNKARDTLVEKGPIREEKITYHRDENSRHFSYAHYSRTMNNGESSLGHDGFRDWKHVSERLKEHEASVEHITGMVRWKELRTRLSKHETIDKELQHEITKEKERIRQVLLRIVAVVKFLGKRNLAFRGSNEQLYNDQNGNFLACVEMIAEFDMVIERPS; encoded by the exons ATGCCCCGGCTGAGGCTGTTCGTGAACTCGTTCGATTCGATCGCTCCCAATTCTCTAAGCTCCAACTCGcttggccggccggccggccggccgctcGCTGCCTCGCTGATTCCTTCAGACTTGCTTGCTGAACGTAATCAGCCCAG CCGCGTTATGTCTTCTAAAAAGCCTTTGTCTGGTTCCGCCAAAAGGAGGCTGAGAGAGGAAAAGGGCAAGTTTATTGAATCGCAGAGAGGATCTATTCATAAATTTTTGAAGAACAACACGAGCGCATCGAGAAATCCAGATCAGTTGGCACTAGTTCTTGCGGCCGATGAAAATAATGTCGATCCAGAAAATGAGGTCCCTCAAGACAACACTAATGTCGACGCGGATGATAACAATGCGAGTGATCATGAGGAACCGGTTAGTGTTGATATTTATGACCCGGCAAATTGGACTAGTCTTGATAACAAAGCAAGGGACACATTAGTGGAGAAGGGGCCTATTAGGGAAGAAAAAATTACTTATCACCGAGATGAAAATTCAAGGCATTTTTCGTATGCACATTACTCAAGAACTATGAACAATGGAGAG AGTAGTTTGGGACATGATGGGTTTAGAGATTGGAAACATGTCAGTGAGAGACTCAAAGAACATGAAGCTAGTGTTGAGCATATTACCGGCATGGTCCGTTGGAAGGAACTGAGAACTAGACTGAGCAAACATGAAACAATTGATAAGGAGTTGCAGCATGAGATCACAAAGGAGAAGGAGCGCATAAGGCAAGTTTTACTAAGAATAGTTGCTGTTGTGAAGTTTCTTGGTAAACGTAATTTGGCTTTTAGAGGATCCAATGAGCAGCTTTACAATGATCAAAATGGTAATTTCTTAGCTTGTGTTGAGATGATTGCAGAATTTGACATGGTAATTGAAAGACCATCTTAG